From Manduca sexta isolate Smith_Timp_Sample1 chromosome 21, JHU_Msex_v1.0, whole genome shotgun sequence, the proteins below share one genomic window:
- the LOC115440156 gene encoding cysteine proteinase 1-like gives MQNKTIVAFISTLLFAQIYSYLLKSDNKYNVSQFNYRPVNYGPVPDYYDWREQGMVSPVKNQLTCNACWAFCVVASIESHLKIYRNVEETLSEQFLIDCDEDKKGCGSASIIKTYADIVTKLGGVLRESDYYPYASRPLQCRWHPKNKELKLGPPIASPGLIPVVGFRRVLPDEEVMAQFIFQYGPLSAAINSASMARYRGGIDEPTDEDCNPRGLDHSILIVGYSAYVSKETGKTLPYWIIKNSWGVEWGDNGFYYLVRGRNACGIATDVSFAYIN, from the exons ATGCAAAACAAAACCATTGTAGCGTTCATTTCGACATTACTTTTCGCACAAATTTATTCGTACCTTTTAAAGTCTGACAACAAATACAATGTTAGTCAATTTAATTATAGACCTGTGAATTATGGCCCCGTGCCTGATTACTATGATTGGAGGGAGCAAGGGATGGTGTCTCCTGTGAAAAATCAACTGACTTGCAATGCTTGTTGGGCGTTCTGTGTTGTCG cAAGTATTGAGAGTCATCTCAAAATTTATCGCAATGTAGAGGAGACCCTCTCGGAACAGTTCCTAATAGATTGTGATGAAGATAAGAAAGGCTGTGGAAGTGCAtccattataaaaacatatgc TGACATAGTAACGAAACTTGGGGGTGTACTCCGAGAAAGCGATTACTATCCATACGCCAGCAGACCTCTTCAATGTAGATGGCATCCGAAGAATAAGGAGTTGAAATTAGGACCACCCATAGCTAGTCCAGGGCTGATACCCGTGGTAGGGTTCAGAAGAGTGCTCCCTGATGAGGAAGTGATGGCTCAATTTATATTCCAATATGGACCTTTATCTGCtg CCATAAATTCAGCATCAATGGCAAGATACCGAGGTGGTATTGACGAACCCACTGACGAGGACTGTAATCCGCGAGGATTGGATCACTCCATCCTAATTGTTGGATATAGCGCATACG TGTCCAAGGAAACCGGCAAGACACTACCATACTGGATCATCAAGAACTCCTGGGGAGTGGAATGGGGAGACAACGGCTTCTACTATCTCGTTCGAGGACGGAACGCGTGCGGAATCGCTACGGACGTTTCTTTTGCTTacattaactaa